The Cylindrospermopsis curvispora GIHE-G1 genome contains a region encoding:
- the metG gene encoding methionine--tRNA ligase, translating to MNLTNKTSKTFALTTPLYYVNDVPHIGSAYTTIAADTIARFQRLLGNEVIFITGTDEHGQKIQRSAQSQGKSPQEFCDQIVPSFIDLWQLLNIQYDRFSRTTDLKHQAIVKEFFNRVWERGDIYRGEQKGWYCVSCEEFKEERELIEGKRCPIHTTKEVEWRDEQNYFFRLSKYQKPLEEFYQSYPNFIQPASRRNEVLSFVSQGLQDFSISRVNLDWGFPVPVDTQHTLYVWFDALLGYITALLEPGTEATLENAVSKWWPINLHLIGKDILRFHAVYWPAMLMSANLPLPKQVFGHGFLTKDGQKMGKTLGNTVDPVALVKKYGSDAVRYYFLKEIEFGKDGDFNEIRFIHVLNADLANDLGNLLNRTLNMVKKYCAGEIPSIAPQDIPPENTLKTIGGQLGEKVKQAYSVLAFNEVAQTVMLLVQTSNKFIDEQAPWSLYKQGNHNEVATVLYTVLESVRLAAYLLSPIIPNISSDIYQQLGWGINFNNPKETSTVAPFTTHATWGVLSNKQQLGTPQPIFKRIELPKDS from the coding sequence AACAAATAAAACTTCAAAAACCTTTGCCCTGACCACACCCCTATACTATGTAAACGATGTTCCCCATATTGGTAGTGCTTATACCACAATAGCTGCAGATACTATAGCTAGATTTCAGCGTTTATTGGGTAATGAAGTAATATTTATTACTGGGACAGACGAACATGGACAAAAGATCCAAAGATCAGCCCAAAGTCAAGGAAAATCACCCCAGGAATTTTGTGATCAAATTGTCCCTAGTTTTATTGATTTATGGCAACTTTTGAACATTCAATATGATCGATTTAGTCGTACTACTGATTTAAAGCATCAGGCAATTGTCAAAGAATTTTTTAATAGAGTTTGGGAACGGGGTGATATATACCGAGGAGAGCAGAAGGGTTGGTACTGCGTATCCTGTGAAGAGTTTAAGGAAGAAAGGGAGCTGATAGAAGGTAAGCGCTGTCCTATCCATACCACCAAGGAAGTAGAATGGCGCGATGAACAAAATTACTTTTTTCGTCTATCTAAGTATCAAAAACCACTGGAGGAGTTTTATCAATCCTATCCAAACTTTATTCAACCTGCTAGTCGGCGCAATGAAGTTCTTAGCTTTGTTAGTCAAGGTTTACAGGATTTTTCAATTTCGCGGGTCAATTTAGATTGGGGCTTTCCTGTACCTGTGGATACCCAACACACTCTTTATGTTTGGTTCGATGCACTTTTAGGGTACATAACAGCACTATTAGAACCAGGAACAGAAGCAACTTTAGAAAATGCCGTGTCTAAATGGTGGCCAATTAACTTACATTTAATTGGTAAAGATATATTAAGATTTCATGCCGTATATTGGCCAGCTATGCTGATGTCAGCTAATTTGCCCTTGCCAAAACAAGTATTCGGACATGGATTTTTGACTAAAGATGGTCAAAAAATGGGGAAGACTCTGGGTAATACTGTTGATCCTGTAGCGCTGGTGAAAAAATATGGTAGTGATGCTGTTCGTTATTACTTCCTTAAGGAAATCGAATTTGGCAAGGATGGCGATTTTAATGAAATTAGGTTCATCCATGTTCTAAATGCAGATTTAGCCAACGACTTAGGTAATTTGTTAAATCGTACTTTGAACATGGTGAAAAAATACTGTGCTGGGGAGATTCCCTCCATTGCTCCACAAGATATTCCCCCTGAGAATACCTTAAAGACAATTGGTGGGCAATTAGGGGAGAAAGTTAAACAAGCTTATTCAGTTTTAGCTTTCAACGAGGTAGCTCAAACTGTAATGTTATTAGTTCAAACCAGTAACAAGTTTATAGATGAACAAGCTCCTTGGTCATTATATAAACAGGGAAACCACAACGAGGTGGCAACAGTGTTGTACACCGTTCTGGAATCGGTGAGACTAGCAGCTTATTTACTATCGCCAATTATTCCTAATATCAGTAGCGATATTTATCAGCAATTAGGATGGGGAATCAATTTTAACAATCCAAAAGAAACCTCCACTGTTGCACCTTTTACTACCCATGCAACATGGGGCGTACTATCGAATAAACAACAGTTAGGCACACCTCAGCCAATTTTCAAACGGATAGAACTACCAAAAGACAGTTAA